GTACCACTGCTACGACATCGAGGAGCCCTGCATCAGGGCCCTGCCGGATGGCGGCCGTGAGCCGTATTCCTGCGACGGGACGGTGGGCGGGGATGCCGGCACGCAGCCCGCTGATGCCGGGGTCGACGCGGGGCCCTGAGCGGTGAGGCTCGGGGGCTCGTGTCAGTGCGTGGCGGGGCCGATGAGCCAGTGCGCACGGGCCCGGGCCACCACCTCGCCGTTCTCATCGGTGAGGTCCGCCTGGACGTGGTACTCGCGCCGCTCACCGGCCACGGCGGTGGGGGCGCGGCACTCGGCGGTGATGGGGCCCCGGGCCTTCTTCAGGTAGTCCATCTCCAGGTGGGTGATGATGCCCCGCATGCCCTCGGGCAGAGCGGACATCATCGCCACGCCGGTGGCCACCTCGCCCAGGTTCATCAACGCGATGGCATGCACCGAGCGCAGGTGGTTGCGGACGCGGCGCCGGTCGCGCATGCGCACCCGGGTGTAGCCCTCCTCCAGGGTGAGCACCTCCGGGTGGATGGTGCCGGTATAGGGCGCGAGATTGCCGAGGATCTGCCCCATCAGGACCCCACCGCCGGGAGCGTGGCGCAGCAGGCTCCACGCGCGGCGCAGGGTCTCGGCCGAGGCGAGACGGGAGAGGGATTCGGTCAGGCTGGAGAGGGTGGGCATGGTCCAGGGACATAGCATTACGCCGAGGCGTGGGCCGTCTCCTCGCCCTGCGGCCATGCGCCCCGGCCCCCTGGCCATGCTTCACGGGGTGCCTACTTTCGTGGAGAGGGCTGAACGCGCTTTCAGATGGGCGCGGCTCGGACGATTCCACGAGAGGACTTCATCGATGGCACGCACAAGCAAGCAGCGCCGGAGCAGCAGCGGACGGGAGGCGCTCCGGAAGAACGGGATGATGGCGCACCTGCTGGACTCGCTCGACGCGGGCGAGGACATCGGCCACTTCGGCCGGCTCGTCTTCGCGATGGTGGCGCGCTACTTCATGGACGAGGAGGAGCTGCGCCAGACGCTGGTGCAGGATCCGGCCTGTGACGAGCACCAGGCGCTCTCGCTCATCGAGCAGGTGAAGCAGCGGGACTACAGCCCGCCCCGGCGCGAGAAGGTGCTCCAGTTCCAGGCGCAGCAGGAGTTCCCCATCTGCCCCAACGCGGAGGATCCGGACGCCTGCAACGTCTACAAGGATCTCCAGTTCCCGGAGAGTGTCTACGAGCACATCTCCGAGTACCGGGAGCAGAAGGCGCACGCACACGAAGAGGACGCGTCGGCGGCCGGTCCGGCGTGAGGCTTCGCGAGAAGTGGCTCCAGCGGGAGCTGGTCGCCCCGGCGGCAACGGGCACCGCCGGGGGCGAGCGCGGGCTCAGTGCTGGATGCGCGTGCCCAGCACCTGGAGGAAGCCGGCGATCCACTTCGGGTGCGCGGGCCAGGCCGGAGCGGTGACGAGGTTGCCGTCGATGACGGCGTCATCCACGGGGACCTGCACGTAGGTGCCCTTGGCGAGCGTCACCTCGGGGCCGCAGGCGGGGTAGGCCGTGCAGCGCTTGCCCTCGAGCACGCCCGCCGCCGCGAGCACCTGCAGCCCGTGGCAGACGGCGGCGATGGGCTTGCGCGCCTCGGCGAAGTGGCGCACCACCTGGAGGACCTTCGGGTTGAGCCGCAGGTACTCGGGGGCGCGGCCACCGGGAATCACCAGTCCCTCGTACTGGGAGGCCTCGATCTCCGCGAAGGTGGCGTTGACGGCGAAGTTGTGGCCCGGCTTCTCGCTGTACGTCTGCGCCCCGTCGAAGTCGTGCACCGCGGTGCGCACCGTGTCTCCGGCCTTCTTGTCCGGGCAGACGGCGTGGACCGTGTGTCCCACGGCCTGCAGGGCCTGGAACGGCACCATCACCTCGTAGTCCTCGACGTAGTCGCCCACCAGCATCAGCAGCTTCTTGCCTGCCATATGGCACCTCCGGGTTGAAGACGCTCCTTGGATAGCACAGCGAGCGTCCCGAGGCGCTCGTCAGGCGCGCGGAAGCGGGGGCAGGTGCTGGAGCAGCTGCCCCAGGTCCGGTTGGATTTCATCCGGAGTGGCGGTGGCGAGCAGCGCGGCGTCGTGGTTGCCCCAGGTGACGCCGTAGGTGCGCAGCCCCGCGGCCCGCCCGGCCTGCATGTCCGCGGTGGTGTCACCCACCATCCACAGGCCCTTGGCACCACCGAGCGCGCCCAGGGCCCGGTGGATGACATCCGGCGCGGGCTTGTGCGGGAAGCCATCGGTGCCCTGCACGTGGTCCACCATGGGCATCATCCCGAGCGCCTCGACGAAGCGCCGCGCCATGTCGGTGCGCTTGGTGGTGGCGATGGCCAGCTTGTAGCCCCGCTCCCGCAGGGTCCGCAGCAGCTCGAGGACGCCGGGGAAGGGGCGCGAGCGGTTGACGAAGTTGCGCGGGTAGTGCTCGCGGTAGATGGAGCACAGGCGCGTGACATCCTGCCCGGGCGCGAAGTGCTCGAACATCTCCTCCAGGGGGTGGCCGATGAGCACGCGCACCTCCGTGTCCGTGGGCACCGGCAGTCCCAGGCTCATCAAGCTGTACTGGAAGCTGGCGATGATGTCCGGCAGCGAGTCCACCAGCGTGCCGTCGAGGTCGAAGACGATCGTCTTGTGCATGGGCGTCATGGGGAGTGCCCGGGTCTCTATCACCCCGGACGGTGACCCGGGGAAGCTTCCCTCCTCGCCCGCCCTCCCACCTGCCAGGGCTCACCGGGAGGGGTGCCCGGCCCCCGGCTTGACGGGGGCCTGGGCGCTTTTTCGGACACCGGGCATTTGCATCGCCCCGTCTCCAGCGGTTAGGGGAGGGATGGGCACCATGGCCACACACTCCCGCTACTCGCACCCCTTCCTTCCCGTCACCCGCGCCGACATGCAGGCCCGGGGGTGGGAGCAGCTCGACATCATCATCGTCTCCGGGGACGCGTACGTGGACCATCCCGCGTTCGGCCCGGTGCTCATCGCCCGCTTCCTCGAGGGCCGCGGCTTCAAGGTGGGCATCATCGCCCAGCCGGACTGGCACTCGGCCGAGCCCTTCAAGGCCCTGGGCAAGCCGAGGCTCTTCTTCGGGGTGGCCGCCGGCAACCTCGACTCGATGCTCAACCGGCTCACCGCGCAGAAGAAGAACCGCTCGGAGGACCAGTACAGCCCGGGCGGCCGCACCAACTGCCGGCCGGACCGCGCCACCATCGTCTATGCCCAGCGCTGCCGCGAGGCGTACCCGGACGTGCCCATCGTCCTCGGGGGCATCGAGGCCTCGCTGCGGCGCATCGCGCACTACGACTACTGGAGCGACAAGGTGCGCCGCTCCATCCTCATGGACGCCAAGGCGGACCTGCTCGTCTTCGGCATGGGCGAGCGCCCCGTCTGGGAGATCGCCGACCGCATGCGCCGGGGCGAGAAGGTGGAGGACCTCCGCGACGTGCGCGGCACCGCGTACATCATCAACGACGCGGAGATGAAGACGCACGAGGCGGATCCGGCGAAGCGGGCCGCGGACCGCAAGGTGGTGGTGCTGCCCTCGTACGAGGAGGTGGTGGAGGACAAGCTGGCCTTCGCCCGCATGTCGCGCGACTTCCAGATGGAGACCAACCCCGGCAACGGGCGGCCCCTGGCGCAGCGGCACGGCAACCGCGCCGTCTACTTCAACCCGCCGGCGCAGCCGCTGGATGACGGGGAGGCGCGCGGCGACACGGTGGCCATGGACGAGCTGTACGACCTGTCCTTCAACCGTGTCCCGCACCCCATGTACAAGGAGGGCATCCCCGCCTACGAGACGGTGAAGCACTCCATCGTGCTGATGCGCGGGTGCTTCGGCGGCTGCACCTTCTGCTCCATCACCGAGCACGAGGGCCGCGTCATCCAGAGCCGCAGCGCGGAGAGCGTGCTGCGCGAGGTGCGGGCCCTGCGGCGCATGGGGGACTTCCGCGGCACCATCACGGACCTCGGTGGCCCCACGGCCAACATGTACAAGCTCAAGTGCAAGAGTCCGGACATCGAGCGCAAGTGCCGCAAGCTCTCGTGCGTGCACCCGGGCGTCTGCGAGAACCTCCAGACGGACCACGGGCCGCTCATCGACCTGATGAAGCAGGTGCGCGAGGAGGAGGGCGTCAAGCACGTCTTCATCGCCAGCGGGGTGCGCTACGACCTGGCCGAGCGCTCGCCCGAGTACGTGAAGGAGCTCGCCGCGCACCACGTGGGCGGACAGCTCTCGGTGGCGCCCGAGCACGTGTCGCCCCGGGTGCTGGAGAAGATGAAGAAGCCCGGCATCGAGAGCTTCGAGCGCTTCCAGAACATGTTCGCCTGCGCCAGCGAGGAGGCCGGCAAGGAGCAGTACGACATCCCGTACTTCATCAGCGGCCACCCGGGCTCGACGCTCGAGGACATGGTGGAGCTGGCGCTGTGGCTGAAGAAGAACGGCAAGCGCCCGCGCCAGGTGCAGGACTTCATCCCCACGCCCATGGCGATGGCCACGGCCATGTACTACTCGGGGTATGACCCCTTGAAGATGGAGCCCGTCTATACGGCCAAGGGTCTGCGGGAGAAGCGGCTGCAGAAGGCGCTGCTGCTCTACTGGAACCCCGAGCACTGGCCGCTGGCGCGCGAGGCGCTGACGCTGGCGGGCCGGGAGGACCTCATTGGCCGCGGGCCGCAGGCGCTGGTGCCTCCGGAAACCGGTGCCGAGGCCTCTCGCCGCAAGCAGGCCGAGGCCCGCGAGCGCTCGGAGCGCCGGACGCGCTGAGGGGCGCCTGGTCCCTCGCCCGCCTGTCCTCCGGACATATGGACTGGAGGCCCAGGCGGTTGCCGCGATGCATCCCCACCTTGGGGGAATGACGGACCTGTTCCAGCTCTTCGCGGTAGCCGCGGTGGTGATGGGAATCTCCCAGACCATCGCCAGGGAGCGCATCTTCGCGTCCTTGCGCGCGCGTCTGGGGGGGAAGGAGACGTGGTGTGGCTACCTGGTCTCCTGCCCCTACTGTGTCTCGCACTACGTGGCCTTCGTCCTGGTGCCGCTCACGGGCACCTATCCCATCCGCGTGGTGGTGGGGGGCTGGGTGGGGAGCGTGCTGAGCTGGTTCCTCTCCTCCGTCCTCCTCTCCGTCATCGCGGCCTTCTTCCGGGTCCTCTTCTGGTTCGTGGATGAGTCCCAGGGCCTGGTGCGACGGCGCCAGCGGACGGAGGAGGAGGAGATCGCCACCAAGCGCGTCATCCGCAAGCAGGTGGAGCAGCAGCTTCCTCCCGAACATCGCACGGAGTCCCCGCCGCCGGCCCCTCACTGAGGGCTAGGCGCGGCGCCGGTAGAGGCGCTCCTGGAAATCCACCTCGTCGTAGTCGTTCTCCAGCACCGTGTGGCGCAGCGTCTCGCCCCGGCCCAGGGCGAGGATGCCGAAGCGCCGCAGGGACTGGTGCAGCA
This is a stretch of genomic DNA from Archangium violaceum. It encodes these proteins:
- a CDS encoding DJ-1/PfpI family protein, with protein sequence MAGKKLLMLVGDYVEDYEVMVPFQALQAVGHTVHAVCPDKKAGDTVRTAVHDFDGAQTYSEKPGHNFAVNATFAEIEASQYEGLVIPGGRAPEYLRLNPKVLQVVRHFAEARKPIAAVCHGLQVLAAAGVLEGKRCTAYPACGPEVTLAKGTYVQVPVDDAVIDGNLVTAPAWPAHPKWIAGFLQVLGTRIQH
- a CDS encoding HAD family hydrolase — protein: MTPMHKTIVFDLDGTLVDSLPDIIASFQYSLMSLGLPVPTDTEVRVLIGHPLEEMFEHFAPGQDVTRLCSIYREHYPRNFVNRSRPFPGVLELLRTLRERGYKLAIATTKRTDMARRFVEALGMMPMVDHVQGTDGFPHKPAPDVIHRALGALGGAKGLWMVGDTTADMQAGRAAGLRTYGVTWGNHDAALLATATPDEIQPDLGQLLQHLPPLPRA
- a CDS encoding YgiQ family radical SAM protein, which produces MATHSRYSHPFLPVTRADMQARGWEQLDIIIVSGDAYVDHPAFGPVLIARFLEGRGFKVGIIAQPDWHSAEPFKALGKPRLFFGVAAGNLDSMLNRLTAQKKNRSEDQYSPGGRTNCRPDRATIVYAQRCREAYPDVPIVLGGIEASLRRIAHYDYWSDKVRRSILMDAKADLLVFGMGERPVWEIADRMRRGEKVEDLRDVRGTAYIINDAEMKTHEADPAKRAADRKVVVLPSYEEVVEDKLAFARMSRDFQMETNPGNGRPLAQRHGNRAVYFNPPAQPLDDGEARGDTVAMDELYDLSFNRVPHPMYKEGIPAYETVKHSIVLMRGCFGGCTFCSITEHEGRVIQSRSAESVLREVRALRRMGDFRGTITDLGGPTANMYKLKCKSPDIERKCRKLSCVHPGVCENLQTDHGPLIDLMKQVREEEGVKHVFIASGVRYDLAERSPEYVKELAAHHVGGQLSVAPEHVSPRVLEKMKKPGIESFERFQNMFACASEEAGKEQYDIPYFISGHPGSTLEDMVELALWLKKNGKRPRQVQDFIPTPMAMATAMYYSGYDPLKMEPVYTAKGLREKRLQKALLLYWNPEHWPLAREALTLAGREDLIGRGPQALVPPETGAEASRRKQAEARERSERRTR
- a CDS encoding DUF4442 domain-containing protein is translated as MPTLSSLTESLSRLASAETLRRAWSLLRHAPGGGVLMGQILGNLAPYTGTIHPEVLTLEEGYTRVRMRDRRRVRNHLRSVHAIALMNLGEVATGVAMMSALPEGMRGIITHLEMDYLKKARGPITAECRAPTAVAGERREYHVQADLTDENGEVVARARAHWLIGPATH